In the genome of Massilia sp. PAMC28688, one region contains:
- a CDS encoding DUF2059 domain-containing protein, with amino-acid sequence MKRLFLAFFAVAMFGAQVPVLSAPATPAAPETLDPMKVAAARDLLEAMRFKFALAADMKAAASGAEDMLHKIVARKVQDNAQLDAAARTKATAALQKMMPEAVEALEGVFTDPQTSEDISKETARIYARTFSVEELVQIATFYRTPTGQKLLGMSTRIHNESLAYGRQYILRRIDTLVEEMMKNAAPEQPPRKDAK; translated from the coding sequence ATGAAACGTCTGTTCCTCGCATTCTTCGCTGTTGCCATGTTTGGCGCCCAGGTGCCGGTCCTGTCTGCGCCAGCGACGCCTGCCGCTCCCGAAACGCTGGACCCCATGAAAGTGGCCGCCGCGCGCGACCTGCTGGAAGCGATGCGTTTCAAATTCGCGCTGGCCGCCGACATGAAGGCCGCTGCCAGCGGTGCCGAAGACATGCTGCACAAGATCGTGGCCCGAAAGGTGCAGGACAATGCGCAGCTCGATGCCGCTGCCCGCACCAAGGCCACGGCCGCGCTGCAGAAAATGATGCCGGAGGCGGTCGAGGCGCTGGAGGGCGTGTTCACCGACCCGCAGACCAGTGAGGACATCAGCAAGGAAACTGCGCGCATCTACGCGCGCACCTTCAGCGTGGAAGAACTGGTGCAGATCGCCACCTTCTACCGCACTCCGACCGGCCAGAAGCTGCTCGGCATGTCGACCCGCATCCATAACGAATCGCTCGCCTATGGTCGCCAGTACATTTTGCGCCGCATTGACACACTGGTCGAAGAAATGATGAAGAACGCAGCGCCTGAACAACCCCCACGCAAGGATGCCAAGTGA
- the serC gene encoding 3-phosphoserine/phosphohydroxythreonine transaminase — protein MTPIYNFSAGPAVLPKEVLTQAAAEMLDWHGSGMSVMEMSHRGPEFISIYQAAVRDLRALLNVPANYQVLFLQGGGLGENAIVPMNLVGRATQPATIDFIHTGTWSGKSIKEARRYAEVNVAATSEPGHFSSVPPQEYWKLTRDAAYVHICTNETIDGVEFNFVPTVQGDTPLVADMSSHILSREVDVSKYGVIFAGAQKNIGPAGLTLVIVREDLIGSALPICPSAFDWKLVADNDSMYNTPPTYSIYIAGLVFAHLLRQGGVAAAERRNIAKAELLYAALDADDFYQNRVAKDCRSRMNVPFFLRDETLNDKFLAGAKERGLLQLKGHKSVGGMRASIYNAMPIEGVQALVDYLNEFAGRRK, from the coding sequence GTGACCCCGATTTATAACTTCTCCGCCGGCCCGGCCGTGCTGCCCAAGGAAGTGCTCACGCAGGCAGCTGCCGAAATGCTGGACTGGCATGGCAGCGGCATGTCGGTCATGGAGATGAGTCACCGCGGGCCGGAATTTATCTCAATCTACCAGGCCGCCGTGCGCGACCTGCGCGCGCTGCTCAACGTCCCCGCCAACTACCAGGTCCTGTTTCTGCAGGGTGGCGGGCTGGGTGAAAATGCCATCGTGCCCATGAACCTGGTGGGACGTGCGACGCAGCCGGCCACGATCGACTTTATTCACACCGGCACCTGGTCCGGCAAATCAATCAAGGAAGCGCGCCGCTACGCAGAAGTAAACGTGGCCGCGACCTCCGAGCCCGGACACTTTTCATCCGTGCCGCCGCAGGAATACTGGAAGCTCACGCGCGACGCGGCCTATGTCCACATCTGCACCAACGAGACCATCGACGGCGTCGAATTCAATTTCGTGCCGACCGTGCAGGGTGACACGCCACTGGTGGCAGACATGTCGTCGCATATCCTGTCGCGGGAAGTGGACGTGTCAAAATACGGCGTCATTTTCGCCGGCGCCCAGAAGAACATCGGACCTGCCGGGCTGACCCTGGTGATTGTGCGCGAGGACCTGATCGGCAGCGCGCTGCCCATCTGTCCGTCCGCCTTCGACTGGAAGCTGGTGGCCGACAACGACAGCATGTACAACACGCCGCCGACGTATAGCATCTATATCGCCGGCCTGGTGTTTGCACACCTGCTGCGCCAGGGTGGCGTGGCAGCAGCCGAACGGCGCAACATCGCCAAGGCCGAACTGCTGTACGCTGCACTTGATGCTGACGATTTTTACCAGAACCGGGTGGCCAAGGACTGCCGCTCGCGCATGAACGTGCCGTTTTTCCTGCGTGACGAAACACTGAATGACAAATTTTTGGCCGGCGCAAAAGAGCGCGGCCTGCTGCAACTGAAGGGCCACAAGTCCGTCGGCGGTATGCGTGCATCGATCTACAACGCGATGCCGATCGAGGGTGTACAGGCCCTGGTCGATTATTTGAACGAGTTCGCCGGCCGCAGAAAGTAG
- the gyrA gene encoding DNA gyrase subunit A, which produces MDQFAKETIPISLEEEMRKSYLDYAMSVIVGRALPDVRDGLKPVHRRVLFSMHESNYVHNRPYVKCARVVGDTMGKYHPHGDASIYDTLVRMAQDFSLRYTLVDGQGNFGSIDGDSAAAMRYTECRLDKIASEVLADIDKDTVDFQPNYDGKEKEPTVLPTRIPNLLINGSSGIAVGMATNIPPHNLTEVINGALHVLRNPECTIDELIEIIPAPDFPTAGIIYGVSGVRDGYRTGRGRVVMRAKTHFEEYGKDGGRIAIIVDELPYQVNKKSLLERIAENVRDKKLEGISDIRDESDKSGMRVVIELKRGEVPEVVLNNLYKQTQLQDTFGMNMVALVNGQPKLLNLKQMLQCFLSHRREVVTRRTVFELRKARERGHMLEGLAVALANIDDFIAIIKAAPSPPIAKTELMARAWDSSLVREMLLRTGESEAGGIEAFRPEHLPKHYGMQSDGLYKLSDDQAQEILQMRLQRLTGLEQDKIVNEYKEVMAHIADLLDILAKPQRVTTIITDELTVIVNDYGVGAKDVRRSTIEHNATDLETEDLITPQDMVVTLSHTGYMKSQPISEYRAQKRGGRGKQAMATKEEDWIDQLFIANTHDYILCFSNRGRMYWLKVWEVPQGSRNSRGKPIVNMFPLQDNEKITVVLPLSGENRVFPEDHYVFMATSLGTVKKTPLKDFSNPRKAGIIAVDLDDGDFLIGAALTDGEHDVMLFSDSGKAVRFDENDVRPMGRTARGVRGMNLEEGQNVIALLVAENEQQSVLTATENGFGKRTPITEYTRHGRGTKGMIAIQTSERNGRVVAATLVEPKDEIMLITTGGVLIRTRVAEIREMGRATQGVTLIAVEDGTKLSGLQRIVETDLEDVDLETPPE; this is translated from the coding sequence ATGGATCAATTCGCAAAAGAAACAATTCCCATTTCCCTCGAAGAAGAGATGCGCAAGAGCTACCTCGATTACGCCATGAGCGTGATCGTGGGTCGCGCCTTGCCGGACGTGCGGGACGGCTTGAAGCCGGTACACCGCCGCGTCCTGTTCTCCATGCACGAGAGTAACTACGTCCACAACCGTCCGTACGTCAAGTGCGCGCGCGTGGTTGGCGACACCATGGGTAAGTATCACCCGCACGGCGACGCCTCGATTTACGACACGCTGGTGCGCATGGCGCAGGATTTCTCGCTGCGTTACACGCTGGTCGACGGCCAGGGCAACTTCGGTTCCATCGACGGCGACAGCGCGGCGGCCATGCGTTACACCGAGTGCCGCCTGGACAAGATCGCCAGCGAAGTGCTGGCCGATATCGACAAGGACACGGTCGACTTCCAGCCTAACTACGACGGCAAGGAAAAAGAACCGACGGTACTGCCGACCCGCATCCCCAACCTGCTGATCAACGGCTCGTCCGGTATCGCAGTGGGTATGGCAACCAACATTCCGCCGCACAATCTGACCGAAGTGATCAACGGCGCGCTGCACGTGCTGCGTAATCCGGAATGCACCATCGATGAGCTGATCGAGATCATTCCTGCGCCGGACTTCCCGACCGCCGGCATCATCTACGGCGTGTCCGGCGTGCGCGACGGCTACCGCACCGGCCGCGGCCGCGTGGTCATGCGCGCCAAGACCCACTTTGAAGAGTACGGCAAGGATGGCGGGCGCATTGCCATCATCGTTGACGAGCTGCCTTACCAGGTCAACAAGAAGTCGCTGCTGGAGCGCATCGCTGAAAACGTGCGTGACAAGAAGCTCGAAGGCATTTCCGACATCCGCGACGAGTCCGACAAGTCCGGCATGCGCGTGGTCATCGAGCTCAAGCGCGGCGAAGTGCCGGAAGTGGTGCTGAACAACCTGTACAAGCAGACCCAGCTGCAAGACACCTTCGGCATGAACATGGTGGCGCTGGTCAACGGCCAGCCAAAGCTGCTGAACCTCAAGCAGATGCTGCAGTGCTTCCTGTCGCACCGCCGCGAAGTGGTGACACGGCGCACCGTGTTCGAACTGCGCAAGGCGCGCGAACGCGGCCACATGCTCGAAGGCCTGGCAGTGGCGCTGGCGAACATCGACGACTTCATCGCCATCATCAAGGCGGCGCCATCGCCACCGATTGCCAAGACCGAGCTGATGGCGCGTGCGTGGGACTCGTCCCTGGTGCGCGAAATGCTGCTGCGTACCGGCGAGAGCGAAGCGGGCGGCATCGAAGCGTTCCGTCCCGAGCACCTGCCGAAGCACTACGGCATGCAGAGCGATGGCCTGTACAAGCTGTCGGACGACCAGGCGCAAGAGATTTTGCAAATGCGCCTGCAGCGCCTGACCGGTCTTGAGCAGGACAAGATCGTCAACGAGTACAAGGAGGTGATGGCGCACATCGCCGACCTGCTCGACATTCTGGCCAAGCCGCAGCGCGTGACCACCATCATCACCGACGAACTGACCGTCATCGTCAACGACTACGGCGTAGGTGCCAAGGACGTGCGCCGCTCGACCATCGAGCACAATGCGACCGACCTGGAAACGGAAGACCTGATCACGCCGCAGGACATGGTCGTGACGCTGTCGCACACCGGCTACATGAAGTCGCAGCCGATCTCGGAATACCGCGCGCAAAAGCGCGGTGGACGCGGCAAGCAAGCCATGGCGACCAAGGAAGAAGACTGGATCGACCAGCTCTTCATCGCCAACACGCACGACTACATCCTGTGCTTCTCCAACCGCGGCCGCATGTACTGGCTCAAGGTGTGGGAAGTGCCGCAGGGCTCGCGCAATTCGCGCGGCAAGCCGATCGTGAACATGTTCCCGCTGCAGGACAACGAAAAGATTACCGTGGTGCTGCCGCTGTCGGGCGAAAACCGCGTGTTCCCGGAAGACCATTACGTGTTCATGGCCACCAGCCTTGGTACCGTCAAGAAGACGCCGCTGAAGGACTTCAGCAATCCGCGCAAGGCCGGCATCATCGCGGTGGACCTCGATGATGGCGACTTCCTGATCGGCGCCGCGCTGACCGATGGCGAGCATGATGTGATGCTGTTCTCCGACTCCGGCAAGGCGGTGCGCTTTGACGAAAACGATGTCCGTCCGATGGGCCGCACGGCGCGCGGTGTGCGCGGCATGAACCTGGAAGAAGGGCAGAACGTCATCGCCCTCTTGGTGGCCGAGAACGAGCAGCAGTCCGTGCTCACGGCAACCGAGAACGGCTTCGGCAAGCGTACCCCGATCACCGAGTACACCCGCCATGGCCGCGGCACCAAGGGCATGATCGCGATCCAGACCAGTGAGCGCAACGGCAGGGTAGTGGCCGCCACGCTGGTGGAGCCGAAGGACGAGATCATGCTGATCACGACCGGCGGCGTGCTGATTCGCACCCGCGTGGCCGAGATCCGCGAGATGGGACGTGCCACGCAGGGCGTGACGCTGATTGCGGTGGAAGACGGCACCAAGCTGTCAGGCTTGCAGCGCATCGTGGAGACGGATCTGGAAGACGTGGACCTGGAAACGCCGCCGGAGTAA